DNA sequence from the Homalodisca vitripennis isolate AUS2020 unplaced genomic scaffold, UT_GWSS_2.1 ScUCBcl_3487;HRSCAF=9046, whole genome shotgun sequence genome:
TCAGACCTCaaggaacaatttttattattattattattattagcctaggtttagaacattgttgtgccaataGGAGAAGTAGGCCTAAGTGtatgtttgattttcaattttatttctaggtaTTGAATCCAGATTGCACATCCATCCTCGTTTTACCTGACAATGACTCAACCCAATGGAATTTTAACATGCATGAAAGTGAAAATATCCAAGTTGAAAGAGAAACTAGTAAAGACGTACATcttcttaatttcatttcaactccAGTAGAACCAGGTGAGATTAGTAGGTACATAATACTCTAGGCTCAGTTTAAAtcaatttcagtaaatttatggttgttataaaaatcttttttgtgtaaattactgtTATGTTTAACCATTTAACCATATTGTAGCAGGTATTTACTCGGGGGCTTTAGCCTACCCTAGCAATAATTTAGGTTCCATTTCAATCGTGTTAAGCTGGGCCTAGACCTAGTACATTGTCATTAGACTGTAAATGCTGTAGTCGGTAGGGACAGAGAGCATTAATTTCATACGATAATAGTTATATTCTTAGGGGTTCTTTGTCTTTCCGACTTGTTATTCTACCTAATTTAACATTCTACATGTTTAACagaaattatacttcaatatgAAAAACTTCGTGAGTGAcgagtaaattacacataattaccaaaaacatgataaaaattcaatagaaatccactttttaacgatataatattttttatatccacattctttgtgtaggctatctatataatgaactaatcaatgttttggcggaacatcaatttaaaaaattaaaataaattggacaaaACCGAGTGAATTTCTCTATTTCTTGAAGGCTGGGAACACTTGTAGGAAAGAAAGCTCTATgttattaaaagcaaaacacttaaataaaattaaatattcaaaatatcttaacaatttatttttcagagtcaaatgAATGGGAGCTAGAGACGATAACACAAGTGACAAACATGGAACAAGAATCTGGAGCATCGACAACACTGGAAGATTTAGATGATGCGCTATCTTCTGTGAGCGACCTATTTGAGAATGACATCGATGATCCAACATACACTCCACCTTCAGGTTCAGAGAGTGATTCAACTTTAAGTAACGATTTAGAACAAGTACAAAGTCAATCTGTAAGTACAAAtactacagcaaataataataatataatacctctGGTACCATACACCGATTCAGATGACACGGAGAGCGAGTTACCGATAGTTACTCAAcctaaaaataaaggaagaaaaagaataaggaatgaaaaaaagtggaaaaaaaaacattagaaagcaGGGACGAATTTCTGGAAAAGAGCATGTCAACTCTAAAGGagatattgtaaaagaaagaacTTTAAGACCTCCTTGTAAAACTACTTGTCGCTTGAAATGCTCTCAGCGCATAAGTCATGCACAAAGAGTACACATTCATTCTGACTATTATAATAGTGAAAGAAACTTAAGTTCTAAACGCCAGTATATAGTTTCTTGTATTACAACCAAGCCAATAGCCAGGTCACGACAAAGAGATGGTTCTAGAAATAGTAGAAAAAACAGccatacttattttctcaaatgggataacaattttgaaaaagtttgcaaacaatttttcttgaacacactagtaatatcagaaacatttgttaagtTTGCTCTCTTAAAAACCCAAAGTACTGGTATGGTTGAACCAGACCATCGTGGCAAACATGTACCAGGAAACAAAATACCAGAGACAGCAAAGGATATCATAAGAAACCACATATCAAAATATCCAGCATATGAAAGTCACTATAGTAGGGaaaggacaaacaaaaaatacttgggtaatgatttaaacatttccataatgtataccatgtatgaaaatgaatgtaaagaaaaaaatatcaaacccgaaaagaaatggttattttcagaaattttcaatagagaatacaatttgtcatttcatttgccagacaatgacacatgtgatttttgtgacagaattgattgccaattaaagaatgcaaacggtgagcaaaaagaaaaccttcaagcagAAAAGCAGAAGCATCTAGATGAAGCAGCACGTAGATAccatttgaaaaaagaagataagCTTTTGGGAcaaggaaatgaaaaatttaaagttgttatggCAGACCTACAGAAGTGTCTTCCTACTCCAGCTCTCACAAACTGTCAAAGCTTCTACTTGAGAAAGCTCTGGACTCTAAACTACACCATTGACGACAGTAGTGGAAAGAAAACGTGGTGCATGATTTGGAATGAGACCACTGCAGGTAGAGGTGGAAGTGAGATGGCTTCTTGTTTGTTTACCTGGGCaaatgaagagctcaataaaagcaGCATTGACACTCTGACTGTTTGGACCGATAACTGCAGCggtcaaaatagaaatattaatatgatttttatgtacatttggattttgaaaactctacccaacattaatgaaataaaccacaaatttttattagctgGGCATACACATATGGAGGTAGATGGTAAACATGGATTAATAGAAAGAGCAAAAAAGCatcttaaaactaacacaatatttactaCTAATGATTGGGCGAACTTCATCGCATCTTGTAGCAATAAAAACCCattcattgtaaagaaaatgtctcTTGAACACTTTCTTGATTTTCTTTCGCTTACTAATAAAGATGGACCattaataaacaggaaaaaaaatactattggagAACCTTTCCTCATTTCCAACACAGTTTGGTTACAGGTTCGAAGAGAAGAACTTGGTATActgtactataaaacaagctttgatgatgttgattttaaaagtgtGGATTTGAGAAGAAATAAGAGAAAAGAAACAATCATGCCTGAATCAGTTCCGAAACTAAGATCTGAGAAGaggaaaataagtaatgaaaaattcaGAGATTTAATGACAATCCTCCAGTGGGTCCCTGAAGAATACAAGGCTTACTTTGAGAACCTTCCACATGGGGCTAGTGAAAATGACTTTCCAGATATCAGTTcaacattattagattaattcttaccttatatttatagtttttataagcagtgtaatagtgttttattgacGAAACAATGTATATTAGTTGCTAATGGAAATACAATGCTTAAGTCCaaatagcattaaaacaaatgtttttgattttagaaaaaaacaactttccagatgccattacaacattgttagataatatattttattagcattgtaatagtgtttttattgactaaaccATGTATATTGGTTGCTAATGGATACACTTAATTTGGTTGCTTAAGTCCAAGtagcaatataacatatgtttttgattagAGCCAAAATATCGTAAgtccatttttaatgtaacaaaaaaataattacataaaaatactaaagcagtTTAATGCTTCTATAAACATAAGTAAGTTAACTTGTGAAGTAGAAACTAAACacagttcataattttataataaagaataaacacaacTGTTCGTAGTTTTTATGCTCTCCTGTACAATCTACTAAATGTGACTTAGGCCCATATAGTTCTGAGGTACAGAAACatggaagtacaacaaagcgacgcaccagctgaacgggcggcgagactctgcaatcacctctgcaatcacgttatctactagaccgctcgactttgacctctgtctgaggatgaggaggggtttgcgataagacaattcctgttttatattgacgaaatattgttctacgctaatctagtaataagtagaagcaaaatgtcaaataacgattcatgtctgggtgtgtggtcggtataatcccaaagtactgaTCATAATTTATCATTAAGGAATCATAAATAGTTTCAGGTTACTATCACTAATACCACAGTTAGCATAAAAGACCACAAGATATCACATTATTCAGTTGTTCATCATAGTTCCAAAGGTATATAAATCATAGTATGCATGGCTAGAAGTGACAAGAGCAAGCGATGCTAATTGCTATTCAAAGGAATATCCGTTGATTGCCAGTATGAGAATTAACTAAcattttaacccttaaagcgctaatttaaattactgtcaaacgctaagacataaaaagtattttttttttttaatttcccaatgctaatttttgtttcatattccttggtattacctttataagaaaaaataataaacatgtaatattacatatttttgagaattttatatgcacaaaaacatttgaaattttgaataaactgcattgcaggataatgtacataggaacactatttgacagattacattacatttatacaggttatttataatgagtaaattgtaactgaagtttctgtataattagtacataaaattaaataagttcagtataagattttgaaatgtaataacatgaaattcacacaaacttatttatacgatagcctacaagggaaatgaaacaaatattgtacttataaaccttatttatttagaataaataaactggacttgtatggtgaaactggtataaaatacaaaacaaataattgaaaaaatattacacataatataccaaaaacaCCATCACACAcatagttaaacagctgaatgaaacgaacgcgtctgtaggcgtatgccgcgtcacaggccatacaaaaaatggcggcgattgtTTTCAACACtagtagataccgttacaaacGTCCACCAAgggtgacaaagcgttttgtctagtcccgacagtccAAAGGAACATTgacctgctctcttacggaagttttaacaactaattcttcgccatttcaaaattaaagcttttgcgtttgtagacgttatccgcgtttaaagcatcggcagttccgcgtctttaggcgttagccgcgttggaagggttaaaaaGTAGCCTACCAACTATTAATTATTGCAGATTCTAGGTTCGGATAGTATTTACTTTAATCATATTACTTAAAACAATCTAAGACcacttttaaaagtttcataaaaaatatacttttatttccagaaagaaaatttaatttctactgtgGTGCTAGTCAGTGACGTTTTTCAGCATATTCAATGTAAAAGTTATGTTATAGTTATAAGTGCACTTAAAATATACTGCTTCTTATTGTGTCAGAATGGGCAGACAAGACGttgtgtgttgttttattttactttgtagtctatttaattgaaattgttttacatttatacagAAACGGCCATTGCTCTGGTATGTAGATTAATATGGGTaggtgagtttgtaatatttttagctctTAGGTGGTAGTGATCAGCCTTCGggttttctttctttatattacCAATAGGTACTATATTGGGGATTTTTTTCAATTGGTGCCATCAGTGCCGGCCATCAGCTGCAGTCagtgctgatggccggaggcattaTTATTAGCCCATTCAACTATTAGTgccttttaaaaaatgttttaaaatggctgcagtataataagcagccactaCCAAAACAAGATCAGGGTACCAAATTATGGATTAgtacgaggcgtgttcagaaagtaagtaccgtttcaaCTACTGCCGCTGTAGTTCGGTGTTCCACGCATGCGCACTAATTGTCCTTGTTTACTGGCTTTCGACTcacgccattttagttgttcaacgttgttttcagttttctctgaatgtttaaaatgttgaagAAAATTAGTGATCCCGCCGATTGTGAAATTCgttttgtaataagatttttttaaagcaaggaatgtgaaaccggctgaaatttatcgtcaacttCCAGATGTTTACTGGGAAGAcgtgatgagtgaaggaatggtgagaaagtgggttagaatgttcaatgaGGGTCGAACAAATGTGCATGAGAATCGGAGCAGTTGGTCTTCTCTCGTCACTGATGATCTGGTAAGGGTAGTTGATGaaaaatccaagagaacagacgATTCACAGAGACAACGCTATCTGatgatttccaacaaatttcatgCACTCTTTTGTACGAAATTATTACAGGCTGCTTAGTTTATCGCAAGGAGTTTTTCCaatgggttccaaaaatgctcactgacgtgcacaaaaccaagagactcggaagtgctttgacttttctcacacagTACAGTGTTGATggtaagaattttttttaacaaaattgtgaCGGGTGATGAACTTAGGTTCGCATGTCACACCCCAATCCAAATAGCAGTCAATGGCATGGCGACATATTTGGCGCAATCcccgaagaaacaaaaattcaagacgacAATGACTGCACAaaaaaaatcatgtgcactgtcttttgagATCGGAAAaaaggtgttttgctgattgattttttCCAAGGAGGTGAAATCACAAATGCGGCAAGGTATtgcgaaaccttaagaaaactaagatgggcaattcaaaacaaacggagaggaatgttcagtaacggaattgtgttACTCCATGACAATGCTTGGCCCCATACAgctggtgacactcaaacattggttcgACAATTTCGTTGGGAGCAGTTCGATCACCCAGACTTGGCACCATGTGAGGTGCTTGTTTCCAGCACATGAAGCACAAGCTAGGTGGCCAACGCTTTGAAACCGACGATGAAGTGACAATTGCCGGGAAACTTCTACGAAGAGGGTATAGAAAAATTGATCACTGACAAATAGATGGTAACTAGCCTACTTATTACCCTGCTGCCAAAACAATTTTGGCCTTTCGGAAATTTAATTAGGctatctgttatttttttaaatatcattttccttctgaaaaaacaacaaatttgtgAAGTGGCTGAACTAAACATGGTATTATACGGAGGCCACTCTGTCCACCTACTAAGTTgcttgttattacgcgatataggCCTAAGTTGGTAAATAGAAACACTcatgagcttgaatttaggtactacaTCAAGGGATGTTTTAATTCTTCCACCAAAAGTGCGGGGTGGGTGGCGCTAAAGCCCACACTAATGGCCAAGGGCATTTCAGATTGTTACTGTTACAACTTCAGATCACATTAGATGATCTGGCACATCGGCCATCAGTGCAAACTTCGGTGGCCTGAACTTCTGAAGAAAAAAGGAAGACATTCCTCTAGATAGCCTAGTACCCAAGTAACATAAGCACTGTAGAGATAATctttaaaactacttttactGCATAACAAGTAGGGCTTAGATAGGCATCGAATAGCCaccacataaaactaaattaccgGAAACACTTACCCTAGGTACTGTT
Encoded proteins:
- the LOC124372566 gene encoding uncharacterized protein LOC124372566 → MESRGKFILSKLKNLNTFTEDNLKPETNDCPSNQSVEVPRRNSTPSPTLTELKVLNPDCTSILVLPDNDSTQWNFNMHESENIQVERETSKDVHLLNFISTPVEPESNEWELETITQVTNMEQESGASTTLEDLDDALSSVSDLFENDIDDPTYTPPSGSESDSTLSNDLEQVQSQSVSTNTTANNNNIIPLVPYTDSDDTESELPIVTQPKNKGRKRIRNEKKWKKKH